The Arachis hypogaea cultivar Tifrunner chromosome 19, arahy.Tifrunner.gnm2.J5K5, whole genome shotgun sequence genome has a window encoding:
- the LOC112778512 gene encoding uncharacterized protein, whose product MEDKEEEEEVKFSAFPFKPYSIQMEFMKALYHSLNQGGVSMLESPTGTGKTMSVICSALQWVLDQRRQQESQEACGNGDGGVGSDDDPDWLRNFVVNKDPQVKEDKVKNKKDKFRYLSGKADKKEKENKGISKDFGDVHCEHSPAENICQSSQKKIDTTDVDDKEFLLEEYESEDEGDLGSVMSKRKATKSMLNSSSEDESDDAEEEEDEKKFKVYFCSRTHSQLSQFIKELQKTIFANEMTVVSLGSRKNLCINKDVLSLGNSTRINERCLELQKKKKNEATRVKNIRVGAHTRRTKASSGCPMLRKHKLQHEFRNEVSERGALDIEDLANLGKTLGTCPYYGSRSMVVRADLVVLPYQSLLSKSSREALGLNLKSNIVIIDEAHNLADSLISMYDSKITLSQLENVHCHVERYFVRFRSLLGSANRRYIQTLMVLTQAFLRVLLNEKNGNLMDSYHDIEQTSEESRTSDFTMAINDFIFELNIDNINLIKLLKYIKESNIMHKVNSYGEKVANSENTSARNEIREHGEEGGCLSAFQALADILQSLTNNDSDGRIIISRSSSSSSFRKQGGYIKFVMLSGEKIFSEIVDQAHAVLLVGGTLQPIEETRERLFPWLPPNQLHFFSCGHIVPPDSIMPIAVSRGPSGRSFDFSYSSRSSLDMMRELGLLLCNLVTVVPEGIVVFFPSFDYEGKVYELWGSSGIIERITRRKRIFREPRNNMEVESVLKEYKDTICALSSVSTEANQASQSGAVLLAVVGGKISEGINLSDGMGRCVVMVGLPYASPSDIELLERIKHIEGFRNSKSIENTPFGASCDVYNGDAQGGFDILRSCSHRGREYYENLCMKAVNQSIGRAIRHINDYAAILLVDTRYASDSSKRSLSHPVNKLPQWIKDRLVSSTNNYGEVHRLLHQFFKFKKRS is encoded by the exons AtggaagataaagaagaagaagaagaagtgaagtTCTCAGCGTTCCCTTTCAAGCCATATTCGATTCAGATGGAATTCATGAAGGCTCTTTATCACTCTCTCAACCAAGGTGGCGTCTCCATGTTAGAAAGCCCTACTG GTACTGGGAAGACTATGAGTGTTATTTGTAGTGCTTTGCAATGGGTGCTTGATCAGAGGAGACAGCAGGAATCACAGGAAGCGTGTGGTAATGGTGATGGCGGTGTTGGTTCGGATGATGACCCTGATTGGTTGAGGAACTTTGTTGTTAACAAAGACCCCCAAGTTAAAGAGGATAAAGTGAAAAACAAGAAGGACAAGTTTCGGTATCTGTCAGGAAAAGCTgataagaaggagaaggagaataaGGGAATTAGTAAAGATTTTGGGGATGTGCATTGTGAACATTCTCCTGCTGAAAACATATGTCAAAGTTCACAAAAGAAAATTGATACAACAGATGTTGATGACAAGGAGTTTCTACTTGAAGAGTATGAGAGTGAAGACGAAGGGGATTTAGGGAGTGTGATGTCGAAGAGGAAGGCTACTAAAAGCATGCTTAATTCTTCGAGTGAAGATGAGTCTGATGAtgctgaggaggaggaggatgagaagAAATTCAAGGTTTATTTCTGCAGCCGAACACATTCGCAGCTTTCGCAGTTCATAAAGGAGTTACAGAAGACAATCTTTGCTAATGAGATGACTGTTGTGAGTTTAGGGTCAAGGAAAAATCTTTGCATTAACAAAG ATGTGCTTTCACTTGGAAACTCCACACGCATAAATGAGCGATGCTTGGAACtccagaagaaaaagaaaaatgaagctACAAGAGTGAAG AACATAAGAGTAGGTGCACACACACGCAGAACAAAGGCCTCTTCTGGTTGCCCAATGCTTAGAAAACATAAACTACAACATGAATTCAGGAATGAGGTATCTGAACGAGGAGCCTTGGATATTGAAGATCTTGCAAACCTTGGAAAAACATTGGGAACCTGTCCGTACTATGGCTCTAGAAGCATGGTTGTGAGAGCTGATCTTGTTGTTCTTCCATATCAATCTCTTTTGTCGAAATCATCTCGTGAAGCTCTTGGTCTGAATTTGAAATCCAATATTGTTATAATAGATGAGGCACATAATTTAGCTGATTCACTCATCAGCATGTATGACTCAAAAATTACTTTATCACAG CTGGAGAATGTGCATTGCCATGTAGAACGGTACTTTGTGAGATTCCGGAGTCTTTTGGGATCAGCGAACCGGAGATATATTCAAACTCTGATGGTTCTGACTCAAGCTTTCCTTCGAGTACTACTCAATGAGAAGAATGGAAATCTGATGGATTCTTACCATGACATAGAACAGACTTCTGAAGAAAGTAGAACATCTGATTTTACTATGGCCATCAATGATTTTATCTTTGAACTAAATATAGACAATATCAACTTGATCAAATTGTTAAAGTATATAAAGGAAAGTAATATCATGCACAAG GTTAATAGTTATGGAGAAAAGGTGGCTAATTCGGAGAACACATCAGCACGCAATGAAATTCGGGAACATGGGGAGGAGGGGGGATGTCTGTCTGCTTTCCAGGCATTAGCGGATATATTACAGTCACTGACAAACAATGATAGTGATGGAAGGATAATAATTTCGAGGTCTAGTTCATCATCAAGCTTTAGGAAACAAGGAGGATATATCAAGTTTGTTATGCTCAGTGGCGAGAAGATTTTCTCTGAG ATTGTAGATCAAGCACATGCTGTTCTATTAGTAGGGGGGACTCTTCAACCTATAGAAGAGACAAGGGAGCGATTATTTCCGTGGTTACCACCGAATCAGTTGCATTTCTTTTCATGCGGCCACATTGTCCCTCCAGATAGCATTATGCCAATTGCGGTTTCTCGTGGTCCTTCTGGCCGCTCCTTTGATTTTAGCTACAGCTCTAGAAGCTCACTAGACATG ATGCGAGAACTAGGCCTTTTGCTATGTAACTTGGTGACTGTGGTTCCTGAAGGAATCGTagtcttcttcccttctttcgaTTATGAAGGTAAAGTGTATGAACTCTGGGGATCTTCTGGCATCATTGAGAGGATTACTAGGAGGAAGCGTATCTTTAGAGAGCCTAGGAATAATATGGAAGTTGAATCTGTTCTAAAGGAATATAAAGATACCATTTGTGCATTATCAAGTGTGAGTACAGAAGCAAACCAAGCATCTCAAAGTGGTGCAGTGCTCCTTGCTGTTGTTGGTGGGAAGATATCTGAAGGGATCAACTTAAGTGATGGAATGGGTCGGTGTGTCGTCATGGTTGGACTGCCATATGCTAGTCCATCTGATATCGAGTTATTGGAAAGGATAAAGCACATAGAAGGTTTTCGAAATTCAAAGTCCATTGAAAATACCCCATTTGGTGCAAGTTGTGATGTATATAATGGAGATGCACAAGGTGGTTTTGACATCTTAAGAAGTTGCAGCCACAGAGGGAGAGAGTACTATGAGAATCTCTGCATGAAAGCTGTAAATCAATCAATAG GTAGAGCAATTCGTCATATTAATGACTATGCAGCAATTTTGCTTGTTGATACGAGATATGCATCTGATTCCTCCAAAAGGAGCTTATCCCACCCAGTCAACAAGCTACCACAGTGGATAAAAGATCGTCTTGTTTCTTCCACTAATAACTATGGTGAAGTGCACAGGTTGTTGCATcagtttttcaaattcaaaaagagaAGCTGA